The genomic stretch CGCGGGCTGAGCGTCGTGACGGCGATGTCACGTGGCGGACGCGAAACGGACACCCACGTCACGTAGAAGCGCGGCGTCTTCGCGCAAGCCTCACACAGCGTCCAGATTCCGATCCGCATCATCCAGCCAGGAGAAGTCCCCCATGAAATCGCTCCTCAAGCCCCTGCTCGCGGTGTTCCTCCTGGCGCTCCCCGCCGCTGCCCAGGCGGGCACCGTCACCATCAAGGGCTCCGACACCATGGTCATCCTCGGCCAGCGCTGGGCCGAGGCGTTCATGAAGAAGAACCCCACCATCAAGGTCCAGGTCACCGGCGGCGGCTCCGGCGTGGGCCTGGCGGCGCTCCAGAACGGCACCACGGACATCGCCATGTCCAGCCGGGAGATGAAGAAGGCGGAGGCTGACAAGCTCCGCGCGCGCTTCAAGGTGCCGCCCGTGCAGCGCTCGGTGGCCAAGGACGGCGTCACCTTCTACGTCCACCAGGGCAACCCCGTGAGCGCGCTCACCACCGAGCAGCTGATGAAGATCTACGTGGGTGACATCACCACCTGGAAGCAGGTGGGCGGCGCGGACGCGCCCATCGTCGCGTACTCCCGGGAGAACTCCTCCGGCACCTACGTCTTCGTGAAGGACATGGTGCTGGACGGCGAGGACTTCGCGCCCGCCATCCAGACGCTGCCCGGCACCGCCGCGGTGGTGAACGCCGTCTCCAAGGAGAAGAACAGCCTGGGCTACGGCGGCGCCGCGTACGCCGAGGGCATCAAGGAGCTGAAGGTGAAGAAGGGCAACGAGGAGATCGCCCCCAGCGCGGACAACATCAAGAGCGGCAAGTACCCGCTGGCGCGCGACCTCTTCTTCTACCTGCGCGCCGAGCCGACCGGCGACATCAAGGCCTTCATCGACTTCGCGCTCTCCCCCGAAGGTCAGGCCATCGTCACCCAGGTCGGCTACTTCCCCGTGAAGTAGCCGCGGAGCGTCACACGAATGTCACAAGAGGCGCTGAATCCCTATGGATAGACAGGCGACCATGGAGCAAGGTCTCACGCGGGTCGTGGCCGCGCCGCGCCTGTCCGCGGCGGCGCGGAGGCGTCAACTGCGGGAGAAGGCCGTCGCGGGCTTCATCACCCTGATGGCGTTCACCGGCATCGCCGCGCTCATCCTCATCATCGTCTTCGTGGCCAAGGAGGCGCTGACGCTCTTCACCGACGCGGACGCCCGCCACGAAGCCAGCTTCTCCAAGATGTTCCTGCCGCAGGAGGGCCGCTACCCGTTCCGGTGGCAGCCCGTGTCGGACACGCCCAAGGTCAGCATGATTCCGCTGTTCGTGGGCACGCTGAAAATCACCCTGGTCTCCATGTTGGTGGCGGTGCCCATGGGCGTCTTCAGCGCGCTCTTCGTCGCGGAGTTCGCCCCGCGCCGCCTGCGCGAGCTGCTCAAGCCCGTCATCGAACTGCTGGCCGGCATCCCCTCCGTGGTACTGGGCTTCTTCGCGCTGATGGTGCTGTCGCCGATGGTGAAGGACCTGTTCCACCTGGACCGGCCGCTCAACGGCACGCTGGCGGGACTGGCGCTGGCGCTGGCCATCGTCCCGGTCATCTTCACCGTGTCCGAGGACGCGCTCACCGCGGTGCCCCGCAGCTACCGCGAGGCCTCGCTGGCGCTGGGCGCCACGCTCTGGGAGACGGCGTGGAAGGTGGTGCTGCCCGCGGCGGCCCCCGGCATCCTCGCCGCGTGCGTGCTGGGCTTCGGACGGGCCATTGGCGAGACGATGATCGTCCTCATGGCATCAGGCAACGCGGACATCGTGTCCTGGAACCTGGGGGATTCGGCGCGCTCGCTGTCGGCCACCATCGCGGCGGAGATGGGTGAAGTCGTGGTGGGCAGCCCGCACTACTCCCTGCTGTTCTTCATTGGCGTGGAGCTGTTCATCTTCACCTTCGTCCTCAACATGGTCGCCTCCACGTGGACGAAGAAGGTCCTCCAGCGGCTGACCGGGAGCGCCTCTTGAAGTACACCACGCGCCGGGCGGTGGGGCTGGGCCTCACCGGATTGACGGCCCTCGCGGCCTTCTTCATCGTGGGCATGCTGGCCCTCATCCTGCTGGACGTCGCCCGCAACGGCGCCCGGCACCTCTCCTGGACCTTCCTCACCGAGCCGCCCAGCGACGGCATGATGGGCGGCGGCATCTTCCCCGCCATCTTCGGCACCGCCGCGCTCACGCTCCTGATGACGCTGGCGGTGATGCCGGTGGGTGTGCTCACCGCCGTGTACCTCCACGAGTACGCGCCGCCAGAGTCACGCTTCGCCCGCTGGGTGCGCGTGGCGGTCGTCAATCTCGCGGGCGTGCCCTCCATCGTCTTCGGCCTCTTCGGCCTCGGCTTCTTCATCCTCTTCGTCGGCGGCAACCTGGACCGGCTGCTGGGCTACGAGGAGATGCACTGGGCGCAGCCGGGCATCCTCTGGGCCTCGCTGACGCTGGCGGTGCTGACGCTGCCGGTGGTCATCGTCTCCACGGAGGAGGCGCTGCGCGCGGTGCCGCTGGAGCAGCGAACCGCCAGCCTGGCGCTGGGGGCCACCCAGTCACAGACGCTGGCGCGGGTGGTGCTGCCGGGCGCCCTGCCCGGCATCCTCACCGGCGCGGTGCTGGCCATCTCCCGCGGCGCGGGCGAGGTGGCGCCCATCCTCTTCACCGGCGCCGCCTACTTCCTGCCGGACCTGCCCACGCACCTGGATTCCCAGTTCATGCACCTGGGCTACCACACGTATGTCATGGCCACCCAGTCACCAAACGTGACGGAGGCCAGTGGCCCCCTCTATGCGACGGTGCTGGTGCTGCTGGCGCTCACCTTCGCCCTCAACCTCGTCGCGGTCATCATCCGGACGCGCACGCGCCGCAAGGCCGCCAGCGCCCACTGACGGTACGCCTGCCATGTCCCTCCAACCCCAGAATCCCCGCGCGAAGATGGAAGCGCGGGAGCTCACGCTGCGCTACGGCCCCAAGACAGCCATCCACAAGGTGTCCCTGGCCATCCTCGACCGGCGGGTGACGGCGCTCATCGGCCCCTCCGGCTGCGGGAAGTCCACCTTCCTGCGCTCGCTCAACCGGATGAACGACCTCATCTCCGGCACGACGCATTCGGGAACCATCCTCCTGGAGGGCACGGACATCCATGACCGCGGCGTGGACGTGGTGGACCTGCGCCGGCGCGTGGGCATGGTCTTCCAGAAGTCCAACCCGTTCCCCAAGAGCATCTTCGAGAACGTGGCCTACGGCCTGCGCGTGGGCGGGATGAAGGACAAGGCGGAGTTGGCCACGCGCGTGGAGAAGTCGCTGCGTGGCGCCGCACTCTGGGACGAGGTGAAGGACCGGCTGGACGAAAGCGCCCTGGGCCTCTCCGGCGGCCAGCAGCAGCGTCTGTGCATCGCCCGGGCGATGGCGGTGGAGCCGGAGGTGCTGCTGATGGACGAGCCCGCCAGCGCGCTGGACCCCATCGCCACCGCGAAAATCGAAGAGCTCATCCACGAGCTCAAGGCGACGTACACCATCGCCATCGTCACCCACAACATGCAGCAGGCCGCGCGCGTCAGCGACCGCACCGCTTTCTTCTACATGGGCGAGCTGGTGGAATGCGGCCCCACCGAACAGATCTTCACCAACCCGCGAGAGAAGCGCACCGAGGACTACGTCACCGGCAAGTTCGGGTGAGCGGAAGAAAAAGGGGACCGGACACATGCCGTCGATGCATACGGACAAGGCCTTCGAGGCGGACCTGAGGGATTTGCGGGAGAAGCTGCTCGCGATGGGCGCGAAGGTGGAGAACCTCATCGTCCAGAGCATGAAGGCGCTCATCGACCGCGACAGCGCCCTGGCCGAGAAGGTCGTCGCCGCCGACAAGGACGTCAACCGCCTGGAGGTGGACATTGACGAGCTGTGCCGGAAGATTCTGGCGCTGCGTCAGCCCGCCGCCAGCGACTTGCGCCTCATCACCACGGCGCTGAAGATCGTCACCGACCTGGAGCGCATCGGCGACCTGGCGGTGAACATCGCCGAGCGCTCCATCGACCTGAACCAGGCCCCCCCGCTGGCGCCCTACGTGGACACGCCCCGGCTGGCGGAGCTGGCCCAGCGGCAGGTCCGCATGTCGCTGGACGCCTTCGTCTCCGGCGACGTCGCCAAGGCAGAGGAGGTGCTCCGGGGCGACGATTTGCTGGATGCCCTCTTCCTCAAGATCTTCAACGAGCTCCTCGCCTACATGATGGAGGATTCGCGCAACATCCGCCGCGCTACGGCGCTGATGTTCATCGCGAAGCACCTGGAGCGCATCGGCGACCACGCGCTGAACGTGGCGGAGATGGTCGTCTACATGGTGCGCGGCAAGGACATCCGCCACCCGCAGAGCCGCAACCTGACGGAGTAACCCGCGGGCGCGGGCTTCACCGGCCCGTCACCGCGAATTGCCCGGCCCGCCCCGGGCGCTTCGCGGGGCTGACGTGGAAGGTCTCTAGCGTGGCAACCGTGGTCGCGCCATGACGGCGCACCGGCCCCGGGGATTGCCCGCGAATGTTGCTCGCCTCCACCGTCCTGCTGCTCGCCGCCTGCATCGGACTGTTCGTCCTCACCGTCCAGTTCGCGCTCGTGCTGCGCCACCGGCGTGAGCCGTCCTCCGCCGCGCAACCGGGCACACCCCGCCCGGGCATCTCCATCCTCAAGCCGCTGTGCGGCGTGGATGACGACCTGGAAGCCAACCTCGCGCAGTTCGCGGGGCTGGACTACGCGGGCGTGTACGAGGTGGTGCTCGGCGTCAAGGATGCCCGGGACCCGGCCTTCGCCGTGGCCCGCGCGGCGGTCACCCGCTGGCCCCACGTCATGCGTCTGGAGGTCCAGGAGGGCGAGCCGGGCCGCAACCCGAAGGTGAACCAGCTCATCACCCTGGCGGACCGGGCGCGCTACGATGTGCTGGTCATCAGCGACAGCAACACGCGGGTGGCGCCGGGCTACCTGGAGGAGATTGCCCAGGCCTTCGCGGACCCGGAGGTGGGCTGTGTCACCCACCCGGTGTCAGGCATTGGCGAGCGCACCTTCGGCTCGCTCCTGGACAACCTGCACCTGGGCGCCAGCGCGGCGGCGGGGATGATTGCCGCCAAGCGGCTGGCGGGCCAGGACATCGTGGTGGGCAAGTCCATGGCGCTGCGCCGCGAGGACGTGGACGCGCTGGGTGGCTTCTTCTCCGTGAAGGACGTGCTGGCGGAGGACTACGTCATCGGCCAGTGGGTGACGCGGAAGCTGGGCCGGCGCGTGGTGATGGCGCACACGCCCGTGTTCAACGTGTCGCTGCGCAAGAGCGTCCTGTCCTTCTTCCAGCGCTATCTGCGCTGGAGCGTGATTCACCGGACCGCGGTGTCTCCGGGCACGTACCTGGCCCAGGCCCTGCTGAACCCCACGCCGCTGGCCCTGCTGGGCGCGATGCTGGCCCCCTCTTCCGACACCGCGGCGCTCTGCCTGGTGGTGGCTCTGGGCAAGGTCGCGGTGGACCTCTCCACCGTGCGCGCCCTGCGGCCGCAAGCCCTGTCGTGGGACGCGGTGCCCGCCGTCTTCGCCAAGGACGCCCTGCTCTTCGCGGCCTGGAGCTACGCGCTCTTCTCCCGCACCGTGAACTGGCGCGGCACCCGGCTGCGCGTGGGCCGGGGCACCCGCCTGATGCCGGTGCGCACGACATCCCTGACGTCCGAGCCCGCGCTGCCCCGGGGCGACCGCATCCTCGCGGGCTGACCTGGCGACGCGCCCTTCCAGGGCCTGCCTGCCCGCATGCCGCAGCGAGCACCATGTCACCGCTCGCGGAGAATGATGGCGCCCTTCAGCAGCGTTCATCTCAGGTCGGGGGAGGACGATTGGCGCGACTGGCAACGGACAACGGCGCAAGAAGGGTCTTGGTCGTCGATGACGACGCGGACTGGAGGGAATTCCTCCGGCTCAGCCTGGAGGACCTTGGCTACGAGACGACCGAGGCCTCGGATGGGCAAGAGGCCCTGGAGACGCTGAGGCGCGGCGGACGGTATGGCGTGATGCTGCTGGACCTCAACATGCCGGGCATGTCCGGGCTGGAGGTCGTGGAGCATCTGCCACGCGGGCCGCATCCCCGCATCGTCTTCCTGACGTCCGCGGCGGCGCAGGATGTAGGCAGTGCCCTGCTCTCAGGGCCACACTACTACCTTCCAAAAGGTGCGAGCCGCGACCAATTGTCACTCCTCTTGCAATCACTTGGTGAGTGAGCAGCCCGCCTCTGGCGTATAGGGTAGAGGGCCCCTGAGAGGAGGGCCATTATCGTCACCGAGCTTCTCATCATCCTGTTGCTGGTCCTGGCAAACGGCATCTTCGCCGGCGCGGAGCTGGCCATCATCTCTGTCCGCCGGACGCGGCTGCGGGAACTGATTGAAGAAGGCAGCACCTCCGCGAAAGCGGTGGAGGCCCTGCGCGGCAACCCTGAGCGCTTCCTGGCCACGGTGCAGATTGGCATCACCGTCATCGGCGCCACGGCGGCCGCGTTCGGTGGCGCGAGCATCGCCACGCGTCTGGGTGACTTCCTCACGAGACTGGGAGTGCCCGAGCAGCAAGCCGACGAAGTCGCCCTGGCGGGCGTGGTGGCCTTCGTTTCGTACCTCTCCTTGGTGCTGGGCGAACTGGTGCCCAAGTCACTCGCGCTGCGTGCCGGCGAGCGCTACGCGCTGCTCATCGGCCGGCCTCTGCGCGGCCTGGCGTGGCTGATGCAACCGGTGGTGTGGTTCCTCACCGCCAGCTCCAACGTGGTGCTGCGCCTGTTCGGCGACCGGACGAACTTCACCGAAGGCCGCCTGTCCGCGGAGGAGCTCCAACAGCTGGTGGAGGAGGCGGCGAAGCAGGGCACGTTGGATCCGCACGCCGGCGAAATTGCATCACGCGCCTTCGAGATGGGCGACGTGACGGTGGGCGAGCTGTCGGTGGCGCGGGACGAGATGGTGGCCCTGCGGCGGCACTCCAGTCCGGAGGAGATTCGCCGCGTCCTGCTGGAGGGCGGCCATTCGCGCATGCCGGTGTACGAGGGCACGCTGGACAACATCGTCGGCTACGTCATCGCCAAGGACCTGCTGGGGGTGGCCTGGGAGGGCAACCTCATCATCCTGGAGGACGTGATGCGTCCGCCCTTCTTCGTCGTGGAGACGATGCGGGCCATGGACGCGCTCAAGGAACTGCAGAAGCGGCGCATGCAGTTGGCGGTGGTGGTGGACGAGCGCGGCGGCGTGGTGGGGCTCGTCACCGTGGAAGACCTCGTGGAGGAGCTGGTGGGCGACATCCTCAGCGAGTCCGAGGTGCCGGAGGAGTACGTCAAGCGCGAGGGTCCGAACACCGCCCTGGTGCTCGGCACCGCGAGCATCCGCGACGTCAACCGGGAGCTGTCCCTGGACCTGGACGAGGACCAGGACTACGCCACCGTGGCGGGTCTGTGCATCGCCCTGTCCGGCGGCGCCATCCCCGGGCCGGGCACGAAGGTCCAGACGGAGGGAGGACTCGTGCTGGAGGTCGTCGCGTCCTCGCCCCGCCGTGTGGACACCGTGCGCTTCCACCTGCCGCAGCGCGAAGAGCCCGTGGAGGCGTGAAGCCTGCCCCCCCGGCCTTTGGCTCAGGAGGCCAAAGGCGTCGGGAGGTGCGGCGCGGCCTCAGGGGCGCAGCGAGTCAAAGTAGCAGTAGAGCTCCACGGAATTTCCAAACCCATACGCATTCTGGGCGACGAGAGAGAACCGCATGGGGTTCCCTTCGCGAGGAATCTCCGGGAGGACGTAGCGCAGCTTGGTGGTGTACCACGCGGTGTAATAGCCGCGGAGCATTGTCGCGATACGGTATTCCACTACCGGGTACCCGTAGTCGAACTCAGGCGGCTCCCAGGCGAACGTGACGTTCCCGCTAGAGGTATCGCAGGTGGCGTTGAGCGGCACTGACGGGCTCCGGGCGAGCGTGCTCGCGATGCGCTCCGAGATCGTGCCCCACCCGGCCTCGTTCCGTGCGACGACCGTGAAGTGATAGGTCGTCGAGTAGAGCAACCCCGTCACGTTCAACGTCAACTCGGTCGTCTCCACGGTCCGTAGGACCTCGTCGTTCAGGTACACCGTCACCAGATAGCCGGTGATGGGACGGCCTCCCGTGTCTTCGGTGGTCCAGCGCAAGGACACGCGAGTCGAATACCCTCTGGCCGTCAACGCGGGAGCGCCCGGCGTCGTGAAGGGGGTGGCCGAAACGGAGCTCCCAGGCCCCTGCGCATGGCCGTTGTCCGCGACGACGGTGAAGGAGTACGCCGTCCCGTTCGTCAACGCGACCAGCGCGGCCCGCGTCTCCGTCACGGTGACCGTCACCGGCTGAGACTCGGCTCCCGCATCCTCGGCCTGCACTGTGATGGAATAGCCGGTCAGGGCCATGCCCTTGCCATCGGCGGCCTCCCACGTCAGCACGACCTCCTGGTTCCCAGGCACGGCCACCAGGTTGCTCACCGCGCCGGGCGTCACGTGCGGCGTGACGAGGGCCGTGCGCGTGGACGCAGCACCACGGCCCCGGTCGTTCACCGCGACCACGCTGAATGCGTAGGCCGTGCCATTGCTCAGGTCAGGGATGAGGGCCTGGTTCGCGGACGCGGGCGACGGCACCACCCGGACCTCGCTCTCACCGGAGAAGACATGCACCGCGTATTCGAGAATGGCGCTGCCACCGTTGTTCGCGGGCGCCGCCCACGTCACCGTGACATGTGAGTCCCCCGCCACTGCCGCCACCTGGGTCGGCGCCCCGGGTACTGTCACCTGCGGTTCCTGGGGAGGCGGGTCATCCGAACCGCCACATCCCATCCCGCCAAACAGCCCCAGCAGCACCGCAGCCAAAAGACAGATTCGTCCGTTCATCACGACAGTCCTCCCCTCTCACTGGGAAACGCAGGCCTACAGCATCACGCCCGCCTCCGGAAAGAGAGGCTGCATGGACCCTGCCCTTCAGAAGGAAGTGCTCGCACCCCCCTGGAGCAGGACAACCGCCCACCTGAACAAGCCCACGGGAAGAGCGAGCTCCCAGCCCTTACAAACGCTCAGGATTTTGGAGATTCGGAACCAGGGACCATCCAACCCTCCACCAGCTCGTCACGAGCGTCCACGCGCCCCTGGAAATGTCGACTATCGGACCAGGACCTCGGAAGCAACTTTGCGATACCAAACACTATCGACGGGAGTCGACAAGTCACATGACCGTGTTTGCGGCATATCTGGCCATGCCCGATTGGCGCCGCAGAAGGGCGCGATGCACATGTGGTCGCAGGTCAGGCGGTGGCGCATTCCCTGTCGACTGAGGGGTACGCAATGAAAAGCAAGCGCTCGTTTCGACTAGGATTTCTGTTGGCGGTCACTCACTGAAGCGCAACTGTCACTCCAGCGCATCGACAAACTATACGAATCCAATCCGGTGGCCGCACTGGAAGCCAAGCAGAAGTTGCGTCCAAGGCTCGATGAAATCAATCATCTGATTGTTCGTGTCGAACTGGCACCTGAGCACCATGTTGAATTTTACGACTCGGGGGCCGGTGGCCTACTCATCATGGAACGCGGGCCCGTTGAAAATGGACATATCTTGCGTGACGAGGATGTTGCAGGTCGCTCTGCCGTCGACCTCTATCGTCGGCTTACGGGAGGCTCGCCACCGCCAGAAGCATTGGTCAGGGCAGAATCGCTCAGTGGGGCGCATGATGGCTCCCATGTCATGCCTGCGCGAGATGAGGTTGTTGCCAACCCAGAATCTTCAGAGGGCTTTGCCCCGGATGTCACCCAGTCGTGGACGGGGGCCGATGGCCAACAATGGTGGCGCATGGGGATCCTGGGTCTTTTTTGCAGGAGAATCGGTGCAGTACTGGCAGCACAGTGCTAGCTATTGGGCATGCCCTTGGTACGAGGCATGCGGCGTTCAGGAGTACTACATTCGACAACATCGATGGGATGTCTTGGATGCGGACGGCGACGGGTATCACTTCAGTCACGCATTCAGGAGCAATTGCAACTGGACATCGTGTGACAATGCCCCCTGACGTCCGCAACTGCTGATCCCATTGAGGCTGCGTTCCTTGATGCCAGATTGGCTCTCGTAGCGTTGCTACGTTGCCACTGAGCAAGGCCACGTGAAACTCCAGCGCGCCGCATGCTCGACTGGGACTCCCCCGGTTCCGTGGGGTCCGCCCCGAAAGCAGCGGCGCGCGATGTCCCTCCTGCAAGACGCCCAGCGATACCGCCGCATCGTACCTATATCCGGCGCCCAGCCGACCTGCCATCGGCCGAGCGCTCCGTTCAGCTCCAACTGCGCGTGCGTCGCTTCTCCTGTCCAAACACGAAGTGCACTCGTCGCACTTTCGCGGAGCGTCTGCCCGGTCTGCTCGCCCCACGTGCCCGGCGCACGTCACGAAGCTCAAACTCCAGAAGCGCCAGATGTACGGCCGCGCCCGCTTCGACTTGCTGCGCCGTCGCGTGCTGCTCGCCGCTTGATCCGACGCCTCACATCAAGTGCGGGAGCGCCACGAAATCGGGGCAACCCCAGGTTCAAGCAAGTGGCGCGAAGCGCTCTTCCTGCAAGGTCCGTCCAGAAAGCGAAGGGCCCGAAATCGGTGGAGAATCTCCACAACGTTCCGGGCCCTTGTCTCTGCTCACAGCGAAAGCTTCGAACCTGCGGCCTTTGGCTCCGGAGGCCACCGGCCTCACGGGGCCATGGGTGTGGCCTGCGTCGTCGCCGTCGGCCCCTGCCCCGCGCGGTTGTCCGCACGAATGGTGAACGTGTAGGTCGTCCCGTTCACCAGGCCC from Myxococcus xanthus encodes the following:
- a CDS encoding phosphate ABC transporter substrate-binding protein — encoded protein: MKSLLKPLLAVFLLALPAAAQAGTVTIKGSDTMVILGQRWAEAFMKKNPTIKVQVTGGGSGVGLAALQNGTTDIAMSSREMKKAEADKLRARFKVPPVQRSVAKDGVTFYVHQGNPVSALTTEQLMKIYVGDITTWKQVGGADAPIVAYSRENSSGTYVFVKDMVLDGEDFAPAIQTLPGTAAVVNAVSKEKNSLGYGGAAYAEGIKELKVKKGNEEIAPSADNIKSGKYPLARDLFFYLRAEPTGDIKAFIDFALSPEGQAIVTQVGYFPVK
- the pstC gene encoding phosphate ABC transporter permease subunit PstC, whose translation is MEQGLTRVVAAPRLSAAARRRQLREKAVAGFITLMAFTGIAALILIIVFVAKEALTLFTDADARHEASFSKMFLPQEGRYPFRWQPVSDTPKVSMIPLFVGTLKITLVSMLVAVPMGVFSALFVAEFAPRRLRELLKPVIELLAGIPSVVLGFFALMVLSPMVKDLFHLDRPLNGTLAGLALALAIVPVIFTVSEDALTAVPRSYREASLALGATLWETAWKVVLPAAAPGILAACVLGFGRAIGETMIVLMASGNADIVSWNLGDSARSLSATIAAEMGEVVVGSPHYSLLFFIGVELFIFTFVLNMVASTWTKKVLQRLTGSAS
- the pstA gene encoding phosphate ABC transporter permease PstA, giving the protein MKYTTRRAVGLGLTGLTALAAFFIVGMLALILLDVARNGARHLSWTFLTEPPSDGMMGGGIFPAIFGTAALTLLMTLAVMPVGVLTAVYLHEYAPPESRFARWVRVAVVNLAGVPSIVFGLFGLGFFILFVGGNLDRLLGYEEMHWAQPGILWASLTLAVLTLPVVIVSTEEALRAVPLEQRTASLALGATQSQTLARVVLPGALPGILTGAVLAISRGAGEVAPILFTGAAYFLPDLPTHLDSQFMHLGYHTYVMATQSPNVTEASGPLYATVLVLLALTFALNLVAVIIRTRTRRKAASAH
- the pstB gene encoding phosphate ABC transporter ATP-binding protein PstB; this translates as MEARELTLRYGPKTAIHKVSLAILDRRVTALIGPSGCGKSTFLRSLNRMNDLISGTTHSGTILLEGTDIHDRGVDVVDLRRRVGMVFQKSNPFPKSIFENVAYGLRVGGMKDKAELATRVEKSLRGAALWDEVKDRLDESALGLSGGQQQRLCIARAMAVEPEVLLMDEPASALDPIATAKIEELIHELKATYTIAIVTHNMQQAARVSDRTAFFYMGELVECGPTEQIFTNPREKRTEDYVTGKFG
- the phoU gene encoding phosphate signaling complex protein PhoU, producing MPSMHTDKAFEADLRDLREKLLAMGAKVENLIVQSMKALIDRDSALAEKVVAADKDVNRLEVDIDELCRKILALRQPAASDLRLITTALKIVTDLERIGDLAVNIAERSIDLNQAPPLAPYVDTPRLAELAQRQVRMSLDAFVSGDVAKAEEVLRGDDLLDALFLKIFNELLAYMMEDSRNIRRATALMFIAKHLERIGDHALNVAEMVVYMVRGKDIRHPQSRNLTE
- a CDS encoding ceramide glucosyltransferase, which gives rise to MLLASTVLLLAACIGLFVLTVQFALVLRHRREPSSAAQPGTPRPGISILKPLCGVDDDLEANLAQFAGLDYAGVYEVVLGVKDARDPAFAVARAAVTRWPHVMRLEVQEGEPGRNPKVNQLITLADRARYDVLVISDSNTRVAPGYLEEIAQAFADPEVGCVTHPVSGIGERTFGSLLDNLHLGASAAAGMIAAKRLAGQDIVVGKSMALRREDVDALGGFFSVKDVLAEDYVIGQWVTRKLGRRVVMAHTPVFNVSLRKSVLSFFQRYLRWSVIHRTAVSPGTYLAQALLNPTPLALLGAMLAPSSDTAALCLVVALGKVAVDLSTVRALRPQALSWDAVPAVFAKDALLFAAWSYALFSRTVNWRGTRLRVGRGTRLMPVRTTSLTSEPALPRGDRILAG
- a CDS encoding response regulator — encoded protein: MVVDDDADWREFLRLSLEDLGYETTEASDGQEALETLRRGGRYGVMLLDLNMPGMSGLEVVEHLPRGPHPRIVFLTSAAAQDVGSALLSGPHYYLPKGASRDQLSLLLQSLGE
- a CDS encoding hemolysin family protein, whose amino-acid sequence is MLVLANGIFAGAELAIISVRRTRLRELIEEGSTSAKAVEALRGNPERFLATVQIGITVIGATAAAFGGASIATRLGDFLTRLGVPEQQADEVALAGVVAFVSYLSLVLGELVPKSLALRAGERYALLIGRPLRGLAWLMQPVVWFLTASSNVVLRLFGDRTNFTEGRLSAEELQQLVEEAAKQGTLDPHAGEIASRAFEMGDVTVGELSVARDEMVALRRHSSPEEIRRVLLEGGHSRMPVYEGTLDNIVGYVIAKDLLGVAWEGNLIILEDVMRPPFFVVETMRAMDALKELQKRRMQLAVVVDERGGVVGLVTVEDLVEELVGDILSESEVPEEYVKREGPNTALVLGTASIRDVNRELSLDLDEDQDYATVAGLCIALSGGAIPGPGTKVQTEGGLVLEVVASSPRRVDTVRFHLPQREEPVEA
- a CDS encoding fibronectin type III domain-containing protein → MNGRICLLAAVLLGLFGGMGCGGSDDPPPQEPQVTVPGAPTQVAAVAGDSHVTVTWAAPANNGGSAILEYAVHVFSGESEVRVVPSPASANQALIPDLSNGTAYAFSVVAVNDRGRGAASTRTALVTPHVTPGAVSNLVAVPGNQEVVLTWEAADGKGMALTGYSITVQAEDAGAESQPVTVTVTETRAALVALTNGTAYSFTVVADNGHAQGPGSSVSATPFTTPGAPALTARGYSTRVSLRWTTEDTGGRPITGYLVTVYLNDEVLRTVETTELTLNVTGLLYSTTYHFTVVARNEAGWGTISERIASTLARSPSVPLNATCDTSSGNVTFAWEPPEFDYGYPVVEYRIATMLRGYYTAWYTTKLRYVLPEIPREGNPMRFSLVAQNAYGFGNSVELYCYFDSLRP